From Chryseobacterium camelliae:
ATAGGGGTTTTTGTTAAAATATATGGTATCGTAGGGTTGTCACAGTTTTTCTTCATTAAAAATAAAATCAGATTTATCCTCGCCGGACTGTTGATTGCGGGATTGTTTTTTGTGTTGCCGATGGCGTATTCAAGCCCGCAGTTTGTTATCCAGAGTTATGCAGACTGGTTCCATTCCATCGTTGAAAAAAACAATGAAAACCAGGTTTTAGGCAATATGCAGGATATTTCCCTGATGGGCTTCTTCAGGAGGATCCTTGGAGATGCTTCTATTTCCAACCTGGTATTCCTTGCTTTCGGATTGCCCCTTTTCGCTGCTCCGTACTTACGGATCAGCCAGTACAAAAACTATGCGTTCCAGTTGATGATCCTTGCTTCTACACTCTTGTTCCTGGTGCTTTTCAGCTCAAGTTCCGAGTCTCCTACGTATATCATTGCTGTAACGGGAGTTATGGTCTGGTTTTTTCTTCAGAAGGAGAGGAGTCCGTGGATTATAGCCCTGCTCGTTTTTGTGATTATTTTTACCTGTTTTTCTACCTCAGACCTGTTTCCGAAAAATATCAGGCTGAATTATATCAAAAAATATTCTTTAAAAGCTGTACCTTGCATTATCGTTTGGCTAAGGGTTGTTTATGAGCTCCTGACCAAAGATTTTGAAAAAAACTACAGTCTGAATTCTTAATATGAAGAAAATTTCCATCGTTATTCCTGCCTACAACGAAGAAGGAAATGTTGCTATGATCCACCGGAAAATACAGGACGTATTTTCGGGGCT
This genomic window contains:
- a CDS encoding glycosyltransferase family 87 protein, with translation MKEKFLKIILNPKYIFGVYLIISVVTAISKYFRGNYAINNYLIFKNVFFNTLHGKNLFIHYPDLYFDLNHYGVFFSLLIAPFAVMPDWLGITLWNLANTFIFVYAIHRLPLSDPKKALFALLCLQEYITAALSLQFNVALTGLLMLSAIFIYERKEVQSATAIMIGVFVKIYGIVGLSQFFFIKNKIRFILAGLLIAGLFFVLPMAYSSPQFVIQSYADWFHSIVEKNNENQVLGNMQDISLMGFFRRILGDASISNLVFLAFGLPLFAAPYLRISQYKNYAFQLMILASTLLFLVLFSSSSESPTYIIAVTGVMVWFFLQKERSPWIIALLVFVIIFTCFSTSDLFPKNIRLNYIKKYSLKAVPCIIVWLRVVYELLTKDFEKNYSLNS